In one uncultured Methanobrevibacter sp. genomic region, the following are encoded:
- a CDS encoding sodium:solute symporter encodes MDIMILALVFIIYIFALVCVGYYAWKGTESSEDFMIGGKDTHPAIMALSYGATFISTAAIVGFGGVAGEYGMSVLWLAFLNIIIGIFVAFVFLGKRTRRMGHSLGSLTFPEFLGKRFNSKFIHYFSGLIIFCAMPLYAAVVLIGAARFLESSLMIDFGLSLFILSLIITFYVFFGGIKGVMYTDALQGVIMVCAMVFLLGFVYWLLGGVTHANSALTNMVNLYPASATATGGTGWTTFPELGSPFWWSLVSSTLIGVGIGVLAQPQLIVRFMTVKSDKELNRSVLVGGLFIAIMPTTAYIVGALSNVYFFDKLGKIAVDVVGGNVDKIIPTFITMALPEWFVYIFLLSLLAAAMSTISSQLHTQGTAFGVDIYGTLRSKAKQKLDQITITRIGILIAIILALVLAFCLPGSIIALGTSLFFEICAAAFLPVFLGALYWKKITTKGAIAGIVSGTFVSLFWLLFVFAKTAKGLGLCKAIFGCSTLLSAMPWPYIDVMLIAVPISAVFTIVVSLLTKPPAKEVIDKAFENIDKKGSEVQ; translated from the coding sequence ATGGACATTATGATTTTAGCATTAGTATTTATAATCTACATTTTTGCTTTAGTATGTGTGGGTTATTATGCTTGGAAAGGAACAGAATCCTCTGAGGATTTCATGATAGGTGGGAAGGATACACATCCTGCAATCATGGCTTTAAGTTATGGTGCAACGTTTATTTCTACGGCAGCTATCGTTGGTTTTGGAGGAGTTGCTGGTGAATATGGTATGAGTGTTCTATGGTTAGCATTTTTAAATATTATTATTGGAATATTCGTCGCTTTTGTATTTTTAGGTAAAAGAACTCGTAGGATGGGACACAGTTTAGGTTCTTTAACATTTCCTGAGTTTTTAGGTAAACGTTTTAATAGTAAATTCATTCATTATTTCTCAGGTTTAATTATATTTTGTGCTATGCCTCTTTATGCGGCAGTAGTTCTTATTGGTGCTGCAAGATTCTTAGAATCTTCTTTAATGATTGATTTTGGATTATCTTTATTTATATTATCATTAATTATTACATTTTATGTATTCTTTGGTGGTATTAAAGGTGTAATGTACACTGATGCTTTACAGGGAGTAATTATGGTATGTGCAATGGTATTCTTACTTGGATTTGTTTACTGGTTATTAGGTGGTGTAACTCATGCTAACTCTGCTTTAACAAATATGGTTAATTTATATCCTGCCAGTGCTACAGCTACTGGTGGAACAGGGTGGACAACATTTCCAGAATTGGGATCTCCATTCTGGTGGAGTTTAGTTTCATCTACTCTTATTGGTGTTGGTATTGGTGTTTTAGCTCAACCACAATTAATTGTTAGATTCATGACTGTTAAATCAGATAAGGAATTAAACAGATCAGTTCTTGTTGGGGGATTATTTATTGCAATCATGCCTACTACAGCTTATATTGTAGGAGCACTTTCTAATGTTTATTTCTTTGATAAATTAGGAAAAATAGCTGTGGATGTTGTTGGTGGAAATGTTGATAAGATTATTCCAACATTTATTACAATGGCATTGCCGGAATGGTTTGTGTATATATTTTTATTATCTTTATTGGCAGCAGCTATGTCTACAATTAGTTCTCAACTTCATACTCAAGGAACTGCATTTGGTGTAGATATTTATGGTACTTTAAGAAGTAAAGCTAAACAGAAACTAGATCAAATTACAATCACACGTATTGGTATATTAATAGCTATTATTTTAGCTCTTGTATTGGCATTTTGTCTTCCAGGTAGTATTATTGCTCTTGGAACAAGTTTGTTCTTTGAAATATGTGCTGCAGCATTTTTACCTGTATTTTTAGGTGCTCTTTATTGGAAAAAAATTACTACTAAAGGAGCTATTGCAGGAATTGTTTCCGGAACTTTTGTTAGTTTGTTTTGGTTACTTTTCGTATTTGCAAAAACAGCTAAAGGTTTAGGATTATGTAAGGCAATATTTGGTTGTTCAACTTTATTGTCTGCAATGCCATGGCCTTATATTGATGTGATGTTAATAGCTGTTCCTATTTCTGCTGTATTCACAATTGTTGTTAGTTTACTTACAAAACCTCCTGCTAAAGAAGTTATTGATAAAGCATTCGAAAACATTGATAAAAAAGGAAGTGAGGTACAATGA
- a CDS encoding symporter small accessory protein, whose product MMVLGIEDPWIWGVYVLIILSTLLCIVYGIVYWNKDY is encoded by the coding sequence ATGATGGTTTTAGGAATTGAAGACCCGTGGATATGGGGTGTTTATGTCTTAATCATTTTATCCACTTTATTATGCATTGTTTATGGTATTGTGTATTGGAATAAAGATTATTAG
- a CDS encoding B12-binding domain-containing radical SAM protein — protein MKVLFINPPQTASKYKFMGVIAPPLGIAYMAAVLQENNIDVEILDASAEDMNFKEVKDELIIRKPDLVALTALTPTIGRALETAQVVKKALPNSIVAIGGYHPTFNFIETLKDENIDIVIRGEGEYIMLNLVNALENNTDLQDVKGIVYEDKNSHEVIVTPEAPLINDLDSLPFPALNLLPMNKYKLLDMDTHMTTMITTRGCPMQCSFCSSAAMHGRKIRQRSIENIVDEIEHLKSKYNIDTIAFMDDTFTLKKQKVIAICDEIIKRNINVMWGCTSRVDTLDEKMLRKMKEAGCITIFIGVESADQQQLNRMQKNTTISKIENAFKIARKLKIRTIASVALGMPGDTKEIMNKTIKFVHKLKPNYAIYSLATPYPGTKFYKESFEKNLIKIKDWSKYTLITPILETVDCSLKDMRKIQAKAFIKFYLRPHYIIKQFLQDGPYLLKTIFGVIKTALSKTPTNTNYNKRELKNM, from the coding sequence ATGAAAGTTTTATTTATTAATCCTCCACAAACTGCATCAAAATATAAATTTATGGGAGTTATAGCTCCACCATTAGGAATTGCCTATATGGCTGCAGTTTTACAAGAAAATAATATTGATGTTGAAATATTAGATGCATCTGCAGAAGATATGAATTTTAAAGAAGTCAAAGATGAATTAATCATAAGAAAACCTGACTTAGTAGCTTTAACAGCACTTACACCAACAATAGGAAGAGCACTTGAAACAGCTCAAGTAGTTAAAAAAGCCCTTCCAAATTCAATTGTTGCAATTGGTGGTTACCATCCTACATTTAACTTTATAGAAACTCTGAAAGATGAAAATATAGATATTGTAATTAGAGGTGAGGGCGAATACATCATGTTAAATTTAGTGAATGCATTAGAAAATAATACTGATTTACAAGATGTTAAAGGAATTGTTTATGAAGACAAAAATTCCCATGAAGTCATAGTAACCCCAGAAGCACCTTTAATAAATGACTTAGATAGTCTACCATTTCCAGCTTTAAATTTATTGCCAATGAACAAATATAAATTATTAGACATGGACACCCATATGACAACCATGATTACAACAAGAGGTTGTCCAATGCAATGTTCTTTTTGCTCATCAGCTGCAATGCACGGTAGAAAAATTAGGCAAAGAAGTATAGAAAATATAGTTGACGAAATAGAACATTTAAAATCAAAATATAATATTGACACTATTGCATTTATGGATGATACATTCACTTTAAAAAAACAAAAAGTAATAGCTATTTGTGATGAAATAATAAAAAGAAACATAAATGTTATGTGGGGTTGTACATCACGTGTAGATACATTAGATGAAAAAATGCTAAGGAAAATGAAGGAAGCTGGATGTATCACAATATTTATTGGTGTTGAATCTGCAGATCAACAACAATTAAATCGCATGCAAAAAAACACTACAATTTCAAAAATTGAAAATGCATTTAAAATTGCTCGTAAACTAAAAATAAGAACAATAGCTTCTGTAGCTTTAGGTATGCCTGGAGATACTAAAGAAATCATGAATAAAACTATAAAATTTGTACATAAACTTAAACCAAACTATGCAATATATAGTTTAGCTACCCCTTATCCAGGAACAAAATTTTACAAAGAATCATTTGAAAAGAATCTTATAAAAATAAAAGATTGGTCAAAATATACTTTGATAACACCAATTTTAGAAACTGTTGATTGTTCTTTAAAAGATATGCGAAAAATACAAGCAAAAGCATTTATTAAATTTTATTTAAGACCCCATTACATTATAAAACAATTTTTACAAGATGGTCCCTATCTTTTAAAAACAATATTTGGAGTAATTAAAACAGCATTATCTAAAACTCCTACAAATACTAATTACAATAAAAGAGAATTGAAAAATATGTAA
- a CDS encoding nascent polypeptide-associated complex protein yields MIPGMNAKQMKKMERQMKKMGMDMKDLKGVKEVIIRLEDKELIISNAEVSMMNVMGQETYQVTGKAQEVAIDEEIVIPDEDIEMVANQANVSEDKAKAALEETNGDLAEAILKLSQ; encoded by the coding sequence ATGATACCTGGTATGAATGCTAAACAAATGAAAAAAATGGAAAGACAAATGAAAAAAATGGGAATGGATATGAAAGACCTTAAAGGAGTCAAAGAGGTTATTATCCGTTTAGAAGATAAAGAATTAATTATATCTAATGCTGAAGTTAGTATGATGAATGTCATGGGTCAAGAAACTTACCAAGTAACAGGTAAAGCACAAGAAGTAGCAATTGATGAAGAAATTGTCATTCCTGATGAAGATATTGAAATGGTAGCTAATCAAGCAAATGTGTCTGAAGATAAAGCAAAAGCAGCTTTAGAAGAAACTAATGGTGATCTTGCAGAAGCTATTTTAAAATTAAGCCAATAG
- a CDS encoding metallophosphoesterase family protein has protein sequence MTIIVHISDLHVSKLDFDEDVFIKAVAEINDIQPDMIILTGDLTNNGYYNEFVQATKYLSMFEAPLFAVPGNHDARNLGYETFEELIGECSWKLTKDDEFVVIGLDSSSPDLSSGNIGRPQHLWMEHQLDKCVVDELFSIVALHHHVISIPKTGRERNVLTDAGDVLKTLTDHEVDLVLAGHKHVPNIWKMNNTLFVNAGSLSSNKLRGNDKNSYNVYEITNDTIRIFLNKVGGERFLFGEYPRNGI, from the coding sequence ATGACTATTATTGTACATATTTCTGATTTACATGTTAGTAAATTAGATTTTGATGAAGATGTTTTTATAAAGGCAGTGGCTGAAATAAATGATATCCAACCGGATATGATAATTTTAACTGGAGATTTAACTAATAATGGTTATTATAATGAATTTGTTCAAGCTACTAAATATTTAAGTATGTTTGAAGCACCATTATTTGCAGTGCCTGGAAATCATGATGCACGTAATTTAGGTTATGAAACTTTTGAAGAGTTAATTGGTGAATGTAGTTGGAAACTTACAAAAGATGATGAATTTGTAGTTATAGGTTTAGATAGTAGTTCTCCAGATCTTTCTAGTGGGAATATTGGTAGGCCGCAGCATCTTTGGATGGAACATCAACTTGATAAATGTGTTGTTGATGAACTGTTTAGTATTGTAGCTTTACATCATCATGTAATTTCTATTCCTAAGACTGGTAGAGAACGTAATGTTTTAACTGATGCTGGAGATGTTCTTAAAACATTAACTGATCATGAAGTTGATTTGGTACTTGCAGGACATAAACATGTTCCGAATATTTGGAAAATGAATAATACGTTATTTGTTAATGCTGGTTCATTATCCTCTAATAAACTTAGAGGTAATGATAAAAATTCATATAATGTGTATGAAATTACTAATGATACAATTAGGATATTTCTTAATAAAGTCGGTGGAGAAAGGTTTTTATTTGGAGAATATCCAAGAAATGGTATTTAG
- a CDS encoding Zc3h12a-like ribonuclease has product MKVVVDASNVAYSTKNENSQPQMSNILAAVKSLEESGDEFVIIADASLRHDIDDKEKFEKLLESENVEEVPAGNDADHFILNIANNERAKILSNDKFRDYAAEFKNINSMRIPFVIENGRLAFGNPKSPKKDKNILQHISDEIIKQLNFKRWEVYTGKEGLEISPLNIAKQAIIRIDSDNDASSKLEKVFSKIPMFNKIVDMVDDVEVAAPYVIFVLVHPKDYKLAVKNAGNISVTVADRLRLEKKPLIAVRNDLFTKPGTFELNIMLADEVTEHAPYNVLVRVSTHDEVFIKKNSRNIASTIAGRLGSWKFPFVSVKPDMLLEKPGDFEIDLEKGGGLDG; this is encoded by the coding sequence GTGAAAGTTGTTGTTGATGCTTCAAATGTTGCATATAGTACAAAAAATGAAAACTCACAACCTCAAATGTCTAATATTTTAGCTGCGGTTAAATCTTTAGAAGAAAGTGGCGATGAATTTGTAATTATTGCTGATGCATCACTTCGTCATGATATTGATGATAAGGAAAAATTTGAAAAATTGTTGGAAAGTGAGAATGTAGAAGAAGTTCCAGCAGGTAATGATGCAGATCATTTTATTCTTAATATAGCTAATAATGAAAGGGCTAAAATTTTATCTAATGATAAATTTAGGGATTATGCTGCGGAATTTAAAAATATTAATTCTATGAGAATTCCTTTTGTAATAGAAAATGGTAGACTTGCATTTGGAAATCCTAAATCACCTAAAAAGGATAAAAACATTTTGCAGCATATATCTGATGAAATTATTAAACAGTTAAACTTTAAAAGATGGGAAGTATATACTGGAAAAGAAGGATTGGAAATTTCTCCTTTAAATATTGCTAAACAAGCAATTATTCGTATAGATAGTGATAATGATGCAAGTTCTAAATTAGAAAAGGTTTTTTCTAAAATACCCATGTTTAATAAGATTGTTGACATGGTTGATGATGTAGAAGTGGCTGCTCCATATGTTATTTTTGTATTGGTTCATCCAAAAGATTATAAATTAGCAGTTAAAAATGCAGGTAATATTTCAGTTACTGTTGCAGATAGATTAAGACTTGAAAAAAAACCATTAATTGCTGTTCGTAATGATTTATTTACAAAACCAGGTACTTTTGAGTTGAATATAATGTTAGCTGATGAAGTCACAGAACATGCTCCGTATAATGTACTTGTTCGTGTAAGTACTCATGATGAGGTTTTCATTAAGAAAAATTCAAGAAACATTGCTAGTACTATAGCTGGAAGGCTAGGCTCTTGGAAATTCCCATTTGTTTCTGTTAAACCAGACATGCTTTTAGAAAAGCCAGGGGATTTTGAGATTGACCTAGAAAAAGGAGGAGGTTTGGATGGTTAA
- the argJ gene encoding bifunctional ornithine acetyltransferase/N-acetylglutamate synthase → MIFKEINGGLSVIDNLKVAGAKEGKYGVAVIVSENSDASAVFTSNKIVAAPVIYTKKVVEKGKVSAVFVNSGNANCFTGEQGIKDCEELVELVSKDLKIPKDEIAISSTGVIGRKMPMDIITKVAYEVFPKLGNKPENSLAAAKAIMTTDKIPKECALEVTLTNGEKVKIAGITKGSGMIAPNMGTMLSFIVTDGVMKSNNINKSLKIAVDKSFNMIVVDGDESTNDTCLLMANGASGVNIINDGEIDPNFQEALEYLCINLAKKMVKDGEGASKVIEANVYGAKNIDEARLAAKSIVTSPLFKSAVFGGDPNWGRIVSAIGYSGADVSADTVTIAIANNDDNVDLVREGEILAFEGTTNLERAEKIMIGEEIIVNVNLNKGGSEATAWGCDLSYDYVKINAEYTT, encoded by the coding sequence ATGATATTTAAAGAGATTAATGGGGGATTATCTGTTATTGATAATCTTAAAGTGGCTGGAGCTAAAGAAGGAAAATATGGTGTTGCAGTTATTGTAAGTGAAAATAGTGATGCTTCAGCAGTTTTTACTTCAAATAAAATAGTGGCTGCTCCTGTAATTTATACTAAAAAGGTAGTTGAAAAAGGGAAAGTTTCTGCAGTTTTTGTAAATAGTGGTAATGCTAATTGTTTTACAGGTGAACAAGGAATAAAGGACTGTGAAGAATTAGTAGAATTAGTTTCTAAAGATTTAAAGATTCCTAAAGATGAAATAGCTATTTCTTCAACAGGAGTCATTGGTCGTAAAATGCCTATGGATATTATTACTAAAGTTGCTTATGAAGTATTTCCTAAATTAGGTAATAAACCTGAAAATTCATTGGCTGCTGCAAAAGCTATTATGACTACTGATAAAATTCCAAAGGAATGTGCTTTGGAAGTTACATTAACTAATGGTGAAAAAGTTAAAATTGCAGGTATTACTAAAGGTAGTGGGATGATTGCTCCAAATATGGGAACAATGTTGTCATTTATTGTAACTGATGGAGTGATGAAAAGTAATAATATTAATAAATCTCTTAAAATAGCTGTTGATAAAAGTTTTAACATGATTGTTGTTGATGGTGATGAAAGTACTAATGATACCTGTTTACTCATGGCAAATGGAGCATCAGGAGTTAATATAATTAATGATGGTGAAATCGACCCTAATTTTCAGGAAGCATTAGAATATCTTTGTATTAATCTGGCTAAAAAAATGGTTAAAGATGGTGAAGGAGCATCTAAGGTCATAGAAGCTAATGTTTATGGAGCTAAAAATATTGATGAAGCTAGACTTGCAGCAAAATCAATTGTAACATCTCCATTATTTAAATCCGCAGTATTTGGTGGTGATCCAAATTGGGGAAGAATAGTTTCAGCAATTGGTTATTCTGGAGCTGATGTAAGTGCAGATACTGTAACCATAGCTATAGCTAATAATGATGATAATGTTGATCTTGTAAGAGAAGGGGAAATTCTTGCTTTTGAAGGAACAACTAATCTTGAAAGAGCTGAAAAAATAATGATTGGTGAAGAAATTATTGTAAATGTGAATTTAAATAAAGGTGGAAGTGAAGCTACTGCATGGGGTTGTGATTTAAGTTATGATTATGTCAAAATTAATGCAGAATACACTACTTAA
- a CDS encoding class I SAM-dependent methyltransferase: protein MGKKMMMPANGHRIQGMTSEKFLDATEFLDELNLTGSENFMDAGCGDGHVAIKALNEYITDGSVYALDIYEPSIEDMIKYKEENNVDNLIPIVSNIAEHIDLDDEMLDVILMVNVFHGFKATRTLDEAVNELSRVIKTDGGRIAIMDYKKQDVKHGPPTAIRSSPDDLQELFSAHGLKMTYLNEEIGEDIPEGKSHYLIIFEKE, encoded by the coding sequence ATGGGTAAAAAAATGATGATGCCAGCAAATGGACATAGAATTCAAGGTATGACTAGTGAAAAGTTCCTTGATGCTACAGAATTTTTAGATGAATTAAATCTTACAGGTAGCGAAAATTTCATGGATGCTGGATGTGGTGATGGTCATGTGGCTATTAAAGCATTAAATGAGTACATTACTGATGGGTCTGTTTATGCATTAGATATTTATGAACCATCTATTGAAGATATGATTAAATATAAAGAAGAAAACAATGTGGATAATTTAATTCCAATAGTATCTAATATTGCGGAACATATTGATTTGGATGATGAAATGTTAGATGTTATTTTAATGGTTAATGTTTTCCATGGTTTTAAAGCTACAAGAACTTTAGATGAAGCTGTTAATGAATTGTCTAGGGTAATTAAAACTGATGGTGGAAGAATAGCTATAATGGATTATAAAAAACAAGATGTTAAACATGGTCCTCCAACAGCTATCAGAAGTTCTCCAGATGATTTGCAGGAATTATTCTCAGCACATGGTCTTAAAATGACTTATTTAAATGAAGAAATTGGGGAAGATATTCCTGAAGGTAAATCTCATTATTTAATAATATTTGAAAAAGAGTAG
- a CDS encoding 2-C-methyl-D-erythritol 4-phosphate cytidylyltransferase: MIFVAILAGGIGSRMGDTDTPKQFLNLGDKPILIHTIEKFVINDEMDKIIVLTPQNFINHTKQLIKDYISDNDKIVVIEGGETRNDTLKNSIDYINENYNIDDDSLIITHDSVRPFVTHRIIQDNIKAAKQCGACDTVIPATDTIVESRDGNVITDIPIRDYFYQGQTPQTFKINKLNSLINDLTEDEKEILTDAAKIFVLKGEKVSLVKGDVTNIKITYPYDLKLANTILRSK, translated from the coding sequence ATGATTTTTGTAGCTATTTTAGCAGGTGGAATTGGATCAAGAATGGGTGATACTGACACTCCTAAACAATTTTTAAATTTAGGTGATAAACCTATTTTAATCCATACTATCGAAAAATTTGTGATTAATGATGAAATGGATAAAATAATAGTTTTAACTCCACAAAATTTTATAAATCATACTAAACAATTAATTAAGGATTATATTTCAGATAATGATAAAATTGTAGTAATTGAAGGTGGAGAAACTAGAAATGATACTTTAAAAAATAGTATTGATTATATTAATGAAAATTATAATATTGATGATGATTCATTAATTATAACTCATGATTCTGTTCGTCCATTTGTAACTCATAGAATTATTCAGGATAATATTAAAGCTGCAAAACAGTGTGGGGCTTGTGATACTGTAATTCCAGCTACTGATACTATTGTTGAAAGTAGAGATGGCAATGTAATAACAGATATTCCAATTAGAGATTATTTTTATCAAGGACAAACTCCACAAACATTTAAAATAAACAAGTTAAATTCTTTAATTAATGATTTAACTGAAGATGAAAAAGAGATACTTACTGATGCTGCTAAAATTTTTGTTTTAAAAGGTGAAAAAGTATCTTTAGTTAAAGGAGATGTAACAAATATTAAAATTACATATCCTTACGATTTAAAATTAGCTAATACAATTTTACGATCAAAATGA
- a CDS encoding ribitol-5-phosphate dehydrogenase, with the protein MINVIYRLVAPKFFEEAIEEIDVTDGVIVRPMYLSICQADQRYYQGKRASDVLEEKLPMALIHEGIGKVIFDSTGNFNAGDIVVMIPNTPTEHDEYVSANYLSSSKFRGSGFDGFTCDLIKLNHDRLVKLPYNFNLEVSSFIELISVICHGIFRFEKSAIKRKNKFGVWGDGNLGYITALLLNEFYPESEVIVIGKHSENLNLFSFADKVYKFHEIPNDLTVDHGFECVGSNASQAAIDQIINVINPQGSIILFGVSEYSIPINTRLILEKGLIIQGISRSERKDFLKVVEILKNNPKLFNLLENLINNVVSIESLNDLKEAFDKDYISGFGKTILKWDK; encoded by the coding sequence ATGATTAATGTTATTTATAGATTAGTGGCTCCAAAATTCTTTGAAGAGGCAATTGAAGAAATTGATGTTACTGATGGTGTAATTGTAAGACCTATGTATTTATCAATTTGTCAAGCTGATCAAAGATATTATCAGGGTAAAAGAGCTAGTGATGTTCTTGAAGAAAAGTTACCTATGGCATTAATTCATGAAGGTATTGGAAAGGTAATCTTTGATAGTACTGGGAATTTTAATGCAGGAGATATTGTTGTAATGATACCAAATACTCCAACTGAACACGATGAATATGTATCAGCTAATTACTTGTCATCATCTAAATTTAGAGGTAGTGGTTTTGATGGATTTACATGTGATTTAATCAAATTAAATCATGATAGATTAGTTAAACTACCTTATAATTTTAATTTAGAAGTTTCTTCATTTATCGAATTAATATCAGTAATTTGTCATGGTATTTTTAGATTTGAAAAATCAGCTATTAAACGTAAAAATAAATTTGGTGTTTGGGGAGATGGGAATTTAGGTTATATTACAGCATTACTACTTAATGAGTTTTATCCTGAAAGTGAAGTAATTGTCATTGGAAAACATTCTGAAAATTTAAACTTGTTTTCATTTGCAGATAAAGTTTATAAATTTCATGAAATTCCCAATGATTTAACTGTTGATCATGGTTTTGAATGTGTTGGATCAAATGCATCACAAGCAGCTATTGACCAAATAATAAATGTAATAAATCCTCAAGGATCAATAATTCTATTTGGAGTAAGTGAATATTCAATTCCAATTAATACTAGATTAATTTTAGAAAAAGGATTAATTATTCAAGGGATAAGTAGGAGTGAAAGAAAAGATTTCTTAAAAGTAGTTGAAATACTTAAAAATAATCCTAAACTATTTAATTTATTAGAAAATTTAATAAATAATGTTGTATCTATTGAATCATTAAATGATTTAAAAGAAGCTTTTGATAAAGATTATATTTCAGGTTTTGGAAAAACAATTTTAAAATGGGATAAATAG
- the argB gene encoding acetylglutamate kinase: protein MKDVNILVEALPYIKKFHEKKILIKYGGHAMVDEEAMSSTVRDTVLLKYVGMEPIIVHGGGPEISRSMDKLGKEPKFIKGLRVTDEETMEIIEMVLVGKISTDIVSQISYHDGKGISLSGKDSRLIFAHKKPVSKVTDESGTEEEIDLGLVGEIDCINTDLLEMFLKNNYIPVISPVGIANDGTSLNLNADTAAGEIASSVDAEKLIILTDVPGVLRDPNDPNSLIQRIKIDEIPDLIEQGVISGGMIPKIETCVKAIENGVKSCHIIDGRKKHSLLLEIFTKNGIGTMIYK from the coding sequence ATGAAGGACGTAAATATTTTAGTTGAGGCTTTACCTTATATTAAAAAATTCCATGAAAAAAAGATTCTAATTAAATATGGTGGCCATGCTATGGTTGATGAGGAAGCAATGTCTTCTACAGTTCGTGACACAGTTCTTTTGAAATATGTAGGTATGGAACCAATTATTGTTCATGGTGGAGGTCCAGAAATATCTAGATCTATGGATAAGTTAGGTAAAGAACCTAAATTTATTAAAGGACTAAGAGTTACTGATGAGGAAACAATGGAAATTATTGAAATGGTTTTAGTTGGTAAAATAAGTACTGATATTGTTTCTCAAATTTCTTATCATGATGGAAAAGGTATTAGTTTATCTGGTAAAGATAGTAGGTTAATCTTTGCTCATAAAAAACCAGTTAGTAAAGTTACTGATGAATCTGGAACTGAAGAAGAAATTGATTTAGGACTTGTGGGTGAAATTGACTGCATTAACACAGATTTACTTGAAATGTTTTTAAAAAATAATTATATTCCAGTTATATCTCCAGTAGGTATAGCTAATGATGGAACAAGTTTAAATTTAAATGCAGATACAGCAGCTGGTGAAATAGCTAGTTCTGTTGATGCTGAAAAATTAATAATTTTAACTGATGTTCCAGGTGTTTTAAGAGATCCTAATGATCCTAATTCTTTAATTCAAAGAATAAAAATAGATGAAATTCCAGATTTAATTGAACAAGGGGTTATTTCTGGAGGAATGATTCCAAAAATAGAAACTTGTGTAAAAGCAATTGAAAATGGTGTTAAATCATGCCATATTATTGATGGACGTAAAAAACATTCTCTTTTACTTGAAATCTTCACAAAAAATGGCATAGGAACAATGATATATAAATAA